In Salvelinus namaycush isolate Seneca chromosome 36, SaNama_1.0, whole genome shotgun sequence, one DNA window encodes the following:
- the LOC120030291 gene encoding E3 ubiquitin/ISG15 ligase TRIM25-like: SAASQKNFKLANIADDFRCRGRAVSSRPQQPDGSPTKAETPVSVPCDYCSPGDTSEAGKGEPGAGVVVEVAVKTCLKCEVSCNGFLPGEHVKPHLELPAFREHPMTEPLGDLRKRKCPEHDEMYRYYCMDDRVSVCNACTIEGGHAGHTIKTLKNTMKDLKGSLENQLQKVDRKLNKAEKNLQEQKEQERLNKRFLEDSDQRVTALGEVLQVHLEGFLTSLRDCSCSHGVECGPSIQRNIAKAVQDQSRLQDVHSGIQTLAQENDPFRFLEAYKSSSKNFCRQLKKPLFHPECACVDSDGLAESMEAKQEDFLTEVHSHVSHLINELCPVVREEEDSGGEEEEEDEDGDDSSDGDEQEEAEEEMRSEEEEAVHDQSESADELYKEEEEEEIHSD, from the exons TCTGCGGCCTCCCAGAAGAACTTTAAGCTCGCCAACATCGCAGACGACTTCCGCTGCAGGGGACGG GCAGTATCGTCAAGACCACAACAACCAGACGGCAGCCCGACAAAAGCCGAGACCCCCGTGTCCGTGCCGTGTGACTACTGCTCTCCAGGGGACACTAGCGAGGCGGGGAAAGGGGAACCTGGGGCTggagtggtggtagaggtagcGGTCAAGACGTGTCTGAAATGCGAGGTgtcctgtaacggctttcttcctggg GAGCACGTGAAGCCTCACCTGGAGCTGCCTGCGTTTAGGGAGCACCCCATGACTGAACCCCTGGGGGACCTGAGGAAGAGGAAGTGTCCCGAACACGATGAGATGTATCGCTACTACTGCATGGACGACCGGGTGTCTGTCTGCAACGCCTGTACCATCGAGGGGGGCCACGCCGGACACACCATCAAGACCCTGAAGAACACTATGAAGGATCTGAAG GGCTCTCTGGAGAACCAGCTACAGAAGGTGGACAGGAAGCTGAACAAAGCAGAGAAAAATCTCCAGGAGCAGAAAGAACAAGAACGACTGAACAAG AGGTTCCTGGAGGACTCAGACCAGCGGGTCACAGCCTTGGGGGAGGTGTTACAGGTCCACCTGGAGGGCTTCCTCACCTCCCTCAGGGACTGTTCCTGCTCCCACGGGGTCGAGTGTGGCCCCAGCATCCAGCGGAACATAGCCAAGGCGGTCCAGGACCAGTCCCGTCTGCAGGATGTCCACAGTGGCATCCAGACCCTCGCCCAGGAGAACGACCCCTTCCGCTTCCTGGAG GCGTACAAGTCATCAAGCAAAAA tTTCTGCAGGCAGTTGAAGAAGCCTCTGTTCCACCCAGAATGCGCTTGCGTGGACTCAGACGGCCTGGCCGAGTCCATGGAGGCTAAACAGGAAGACTTCCTCACTGAAGTACACTCTCACGTCTCTCACCTCATCAACGAGCTCT GTCCCGTAGTCCGGGAAGAGGAGGacagcggaggagaggaggaggaggaggatgaagatggTGACGACAGCAGTGATGGAGATGAGCAAG